A stretch of the Capsicum annuum cultivar UCD-10X-F1 chromosome 8, UCD10Xv1.1, whole genome shotgun sequence genome encodes the following:
- the LOC107838932 gene encoding serine hydroxymethyltransferase 3, chloroplastic has translation MKACCGAAMMSSLQQPFWVQGSAFPSKGAAAGFNVNSSRVNFSSVKPCRASPTQGTLLTGKPNSSVSVGAGSSFEDYGLREADSDVRAIIDKEKQRQFRSLELIASENFTSRAVMEAVGSCLTNKYSEGLPGKRYYGGNEYIDELETLCQERALSAFSLDGKQWGVNVQPLSGSPANFAVYTAILNPHDRIMGLDLPHGGHLSHGFMTPKRRVSGTSIYFESMPYRLDESTGILDYEMLEKTANLFRPKLIIAGASAYPRDFDYPRLRKIADAVGAFLMMDMAHISGLVAASVLANPFEYCDIVTTTSHKSLRGPRGGMIFFKKDPVLGVDLESSINNAVFPGLQGGPHNHTIGGLAVCLKHAKSPEFKAYQNQVVSNCRALASRLTELGYTLVSGGSDNHLVLVDLRPMGIDGARVEKILDMASITLNKNSVPGDKSALVPGGIRIGSPAMTTRAFTEKEFVAVADFIHEGVQITLEAKKSVASSKLQDFMNVVTAPDFNLMDKVLDLQKRVEALTTQYPLPGL, from the exons ATGAAAGCTTGTTGCGGAGCTGCAATGATGAGTTCTCTTCAGCAACCTTTTTGGGTTCAGGGTTCCGCCTTTCCCTCAAAGGGAGCTGCTGCCGGTTTTAATGTAAATTCAAGTAGGGTAAACTTTTCCTCTGTTAAGCCCTGCAGAGCATCTCCAACTCAAGGAACTTTGCTTACTGGAAAGCCCAATTCTTCCGTTTCTGTAG GTGCTGGGAGCAGCTTTGAAGACTATGGGTTGCGTGAAGCTGATTCTGATGTTCGTGCTATTATTGACAAAGAGAAGCAACGCCAATTTAGGAGTTTAGAACTTATTGCCTCTGAGAATTTCACATCTCGAGCAGTTATGGAAGCAGTTGGTTCTTGTCTTACAAACAAATATTCTGAAGGGCTTCCAGGCAAAAG ATATTATGGTGGGAATGAATACATCGATGAGTTGGAAACTCTCTGTCAAGAAAGAGCATTGTCCGCCTTTAGTTTAGATGGAAAACAATGGGGCGTGAACGTCCAACCATTATCTGGTTCTCCAGCAAATTTTGCAGTTTACACAGCGATTCTTAATCCTCATGACCGGATTATG GGATTGGACTTACCTCATGGAGGCCACTTGTCCCATGGGTTTATGACTCCTAAAAGACGAGTTTCAGGCACCTCTATTTACTTTGAATCCATGCCTTATCGACTTGATGAATCTACAG gtattcttgattatgaaatgCTCGAGAAAACCGCGAACCTTTTTCGGCCAAAACTTATTATTGCTGGTGCTAGTGCATATCCGCGTGATTTTGATTATCCTCGTCTGAGAAAG ATAGCAGATGCTGTTGGAGCTTTCCTAATGATGGATATGGCTCATATCAGTGGGCTTGTTGCTGCCTCTGTACTTGCTAATCCATTTGAATACTGCGACATTGTCACTACTACTAGTCACAAG TCTCTTAGAGGTCCTAGAGGTGGAATGATCTTTTTCAAAAAAGATCCAGTTCTGGGAGTGGATCTGGAATCTTCCATAAACAACGCTGTTTTTCCTGGTTTGCAG GGTGGTCCCCATAATCACACAATTGGAGGACTAGCCGTTTGCTTGAAGCATGCCAAGTCACCTGAATTCAAGGCTTATCAGAACCAG GTGGTCTCCAACTGTAGAGCTCTTGCTAGCCGATTAACGGAATTAGGCTACACACTGGTCTCAGGAGGGAGTGACAATCATTTGGTTCTTGTGGATTTGAGGCCCATG GGAATTGATGGTGCTAGAGTGGAGAAAATACTCGACATGGCATCAATCACTCTCAATAAGAATTCAGTGCCTG GTGATAAAAGTGCACTAGTACCGGGTGGCATCCGCATAGGCTCGCCCGCCATGACCACTCGAGCTTTTACAGAGAAGGAATTTGTAGCAGTTGCTGATTTTATTCACGAGGGCGTGCAAATCACTCTCGAAGCCAAGAAGTCTGTTGCTAGTTCCAAACTCCAAGATTTCATGAATGTTGTTACTGCCCCGGATTTTAATTTGATGGATAAGGTGTTGGACTTACAAAAAAGAGTCGAAGCTTTGACGACTCAGTATCCGTTGCCTGGTTTATGA